From a region of the Gossypium raimondii isolate GPD5lz chromosome 10, ASM2569854v1, whole genome shotgun sequence genome:
- the LOC105776543 gene encoding protein FAR1-RELATED SEQUENCE 11 isoform X1 has protein sequence MSEGTSMAMESSENGTDLSQDDNGTIVEMPEDTILSQQTSVNLVPFIGQRFVSQDAAYEFYCSFAKQCGFSIRRHRTRGKDGIGRGVTRRDFTCHRGGYPQMKLSEDGKMQRNRKSSRCGCRAYMRIVKRADFNVPEWRVTAFSNIHNHELLKANEVCLLPAYCTITPDDKARICMFAKAGMSVRQMLRLMELEKGIKLGCLPFTEIDVRNLLQSFRNVNRDNDPIDLIAMCKKLKDENPNFQYDFKLDGHNRLEHIAWTYASSVQLYVSFGDAVVFDTTHRLDAYDMLLGVWVGVDNHGMTTFFGCVLLRDENIQSFSWGLKTFLGFMKGKAPQTLLTDQNMWLKEAIAIEMPETKHAFSICHIISKFSDWFSVLLGSRYDDWKSDFYRLYSLELLEEFEEEWREMIDKYGLHDNKHIISLYALRTFWALPFLRPYFFAGLTSLCQSETTTTFIQRILSAQSRLDRFVEQVAEVVEFNDRAGSKQKQPRKSQKVCLKTGSPIESHAATVLTPYAFGKLQEELLLAPQYASFVVDEGCFEVKHHTQMDGGCKVICVLCEEQISCSCHHFEFSGILCRHVLRVLSSNNCFHIPDPYLPSRWRLNSSSSINPLSNAMREHSEKIQLLESLTSALIAESIETKERLDVACEQTAMVLSHIKDLPRTTQSANGIVYNCPSDLILPEVEDTDGIVQSFTMGTSHEPLTSGKLKDRRPRDGIDITRKRRHYSDSCCGHFEHDSSDCPMMEGDNLNGDALGYI, from the exons ATGTCAGAAGGGACAAGTATGGCGATGGAATCTTCTGAAAATGGCACTGATTTATCTCAAGATGATAATGGAACTATTGTGGAAATGCCCGAAGACACGATATTGTCGCAACAAACTTCTGTGAATCTTGTTCCATTTATCGGCCAGAGGTTTGTATCACAGGATGCTGCTTATGAATTTTATTGCAGTTTTGCCAAACAATGTGGTTTCTCTATCAGACGCCATCGAACCCGAGGGAAAGATGGGATTGGTCGAGGTGTCACGAGAAGGGATTTTACTTGCCATCGAGGCGGATATCCGCAGATGAAGTTATCTGAAGATGGGAAGATGCAGAGGAATCGCAAATCGTCACGTTGCGGTTGTCGAGCATACATGCGCATTGTCAAGCGTGCAGATTTTAATGTTCCTGAATGGCGTGTTACTGCCTTTAGCAACATCCACAACCATGAACTCTTAAAAGCAAATGAAGTATGTCTTCTTCCTGCCTACTGTACCATTACTCCAGATGACAAAGCACGGATTTGCATGTTTGCAAAAGCTGGAATGTCAGTGAGACAAATGTTAAGATTGATGGAGCTAGAGAAAGGAATCAAGTTAGGCTGTTTACCGTTTACAGAAATAGATGTGAGGAACCTGCTGCAGTCTTTTAGAAATGTCAATCGCGATAATGATCCTATTGATCTTATTGCAATGTGCAAAAAACTAAAAGATGAAAATCCCAACTTTcaatatgatttcaaattagATGGTCATAACAGGCTGGAACATATTGCATGGACTTATGCTTCATCTGTTCAGTTATACGTGTCATTTGGAGATGCTGTGGTTTTCGATACGACGCACCGCCTGGATGCCTATGACATGCTATTAGGTGTTTGGGTTGGAGTAGACAATCATGGAATGACCACTTTTTTTGGATGTGTCCTTTTACGAGATGAAAACATACAATCTTTCTCATGGGGATTGAAG ACATTTTTGGGCTTCATGAAAGGAAAGGCTCCACAAACCCTACTAACTGACCAAAATATGTGGCTGAAAGAGGCAATTGCTATTGAAATGCCTGAAACGAAGCATGCTTTTAGTATTTGCCACATTATCTCAAAGTTCTCAGATTGGTTCTCTGTTTTGCTCGGGTCGCGATATGATGACTGGAAATCTGATTTTTATCGGCTTTATAGTCTGGAGCTGTTAGAAGAATTTGAAGAAGAATGGAGAGAaatgattgataaatatggactCCATGATAATAAGCACATTATCAGCTTATATGCATTGCGGACATTTTGGGCTTTGCCATTCTTGAGGCCTTACTTCTTTGCAGGTTTGACAAGTTTATGTCAATCAGAGACTACTACTACTTTCATCCAACGGATTTTGAGTGCACAGTCCCGACTAGATCGTTTTGTAGAACAA gTGGCTGAGGTTGTTGAATTCAATGACCGGGCTGGTTCTAAGCAAAAGCAGCCGAGGAAATCGCAGAAAGTCTGCCTTAAAACAGGCTCACCAATTGAATCTCATGCGGCTACTGTCCTTACACCGTATGCCTTTGGTAAGCTCCAAGAAGAGCTTTTATTGGCTCCACAATATGCATCCTTTGTGGTTGATGAAGGCTGCTTCGAGGTCAAACACCATACCCAAATGGATGGAGGGTGTAAAGTGATCTGCGTTCTGTGTGAAGAGCAGATTAGTTGTAGTTGCCATCATTTTGAGTTTTCAGGTATTCTTTGCAGGCATGTTCTTCGTGTTCTATCTAGTAATAACTGTTTCCATATTCCAGACCCATACCTGCCCAGCCGTTGGCGTTTGAATAGTTCGTCTTCCATAAACCCATTAAGCAATGCAATGAGAGAGCACTCCGAAAAGATTCAGTTGTTAGAGTCCTTGACTTCAGCCCTCATAGCAGAGTCAATCGAAACAAAGGAACGCCTCGATGTTGCTTGTGAGCAAACCGCCATGGTTCTTTCCCACATCAAGGACCTTCCTAGGACGACACAAAGTGCAAATGGTATCGTATACAATTGTCCATCGGATTTGATCTTACCAGAGGTAGAAGATACAGATGGAATTGTTCAAAGCTTTACAATGGGGACTTCTCATGAACCTCTCACTTCAGGAAAGCTGAAGGATAGAAGGCCAAGAGATGGGATCGATATAACTCGAAAACGAAGACATTATTCCGATTCTTGCTGTGGGCATTTCGAACATGATTCATCAGATTGTCCAATGATGGAAGGGGACAATTTGAATGGAGATGCATTAGGATATATTTAA
- the LOC105776543 gene encoding protein FAR1-RELATED SEQUENCE 11 isoform X2, protein MSEGTSMAMESSENGTDLSQDDNGTIVEMPEDTILSQQTSVNLVPFIGQRFVSQDAAYEFYCSFAKQCGFSIRRHRTRGKDGIGRGVTRRDFTCHRGGYPQMKLSEDGKMQRNRKSSRCGCRAYMRIVKRADFNVPEWRVTAFSNIHNHELLKANEVCLLPAYCTITPDDKARICMFAKAGMSVRQMLRLMELEKGIKLGCLPFTEIDVRNLLQSFRNVNRDNDPIDLIAMCKKLKDENPNFQYDFKLDGHNRLEHIAWTYASSVQLYVSFGDAVVFDTTHRLDAYDMLLGVWVGVDNHGMTTFFGCVLLRDENIQSFSWGLKTFLGFMKGKAPQTLLTDQNMWLKEAIAIEMPETKHAFSICHIISKFSDWFSVLLGSRYDDWKSDFYRLYSLELLEEFEEEWREMIDKYGLHDNKHIISLYALRTFWALPFLRPYFFAGLTSLCQSETTTTFIQRILSAQSRLDRFVEQVAEVVEFNDRAGSKQKQPRKSQKVCLKTGSPIESHAATVLTPYAFDPYLPSRWRLNSSSSINPLSNAMREHSEKIQLLESLTSALIAESIETKERLDVACEQTAMVLSHIKDLPRTTQSANGIVYNCPSDLILPEVEDTDGIVQSFTMGTSHEPLTSGKLKDRRPRDGIDITRKRRHYSDSCCGHFEHDSSDCPMMEGDNLNGDALGYI, encoded by the exons ATGTCAGAAGGGACAAGTATGGCGATGGAATCTTCTGAAAATGGCACTGATTTATCTCAAGATGATAATGGAACTATTGTGGAAATGCCCGAAGACACGATATTGTCGCAACAAACTTCTGTGAATCTTGTTCCATTTATCGGCCAGAGGTTTGTATCACAGGATGCTGCTTATGAATTTTATTGCAGTTTTGCCAAACAATGTGGTTTCTCTATCAGACGCCATCGAACCCGAGGGAAAGATGGGATTGGTCGAGGTGTCACGAGAAGGGATTTTACTTGCCATCGAGGCGGATATCCGCAGATGAAGTTATCTGAAGATGGGAAGATGCAGAGGAATCGCAAATCGTCACGTTGCGGTTGTCGAGCATACATGCGCATTGTCAAGCGTGCAGATTTTAATGTTCCTGAATGGCGTGTTACTGCCTTTAGCAACATCCACAACCATGAACTCTTAAAAGCAAATGAAGTATGTCTTCTTCCTGCCTACTGTACCATTACTCCAGATGACAAAGCACGGATTTGCATGTTTGCAAAAGCTGGAATGTCAGTGAGACAAATGTTAAGATTGATGGAGCTAGAGAAAGGAATCAAGTTAGGCTGTTTACCGTTTACAGAAATAGATGTGAGGAACCTGCTGCAGTCTTTTAGAAATGTCAATCGCGATAATGATCCTATTGATCTTATTGCAATGTGCAAAAAACTAAAAGATGAAAATCCCAACTTTcaatatgatttcaaattagATGGTCATAACAGGCTGGAACATATTGCATGGACTTATGCTTCATCTGTTCAGTTATACGTGTCATTTGGAGATGCTGTGGTTTTCGATACGACGCACCGCCTGGATGCCTATGACATGCTATTAGGTGTTTGGGTTGGAGTAGACAATCATGGAATGACCACTTTTTTTGGATGTGTCCTTTTACGAGATGAAAACATACAATCTTTCTCATGGGGATTGAAG ACATTTTTGGGCTTCATGAAAGGAAAGGCTCCACAAACCCTACTAACTGACCAAAATATGTGGCTGAAAGAGGCAATTGCTATTGAAATGCCTGAAACGAAGCATGCTTTTAGTATTTGCCACATTATCTCAAAGTTCTCAGATTGGTTCTCTGTTTTGCTCGGGTCGCGATATGATGACTGGAAATCTGATTTTTATCGGCTTTATAGTCTGGAGCTGTTAGAAGAATTTGAAGAAGAATGGAGAGAaatgattgataaatatggactCCATGATAATAAGCACATTATCAGCTTATATGCATTGCGGACATTTTGGGCTTTGCCATTCTTGAGGCCTTACTTCTTTGCAGGTTTGACAAGTTTATGTCAATCAGAGACTACTACTACTTTCATCCAACGGATTTTGAGTGCACAGTCCCGACTAGATCGTTTTGTAGAACAA gTGGCTGAGGTTGTTGAATTCAATGACCGGGCTGGTTCTAAGCAAAAGCAGCCGAGGAAATCGCAGAAAGTCTGCCTTAAAACAGGCTCACCAATTGAATCTCATGCGGCTACTGTCCTTACACCGTATGCCTTTG ACCCATACCTGCCCAGCCGTTGGCGTTTGAATAGTTCGTCTTCCATAAACCCATTAAGCAATGCAATGAGAGAGCACTCCGAAAAGATTCAGTTGTTAGAGTCCTTGACTTCAGCCCTCATAGCAGAGTCAATCGAAACAAAGGAACGCCTCGATGTTGCTTGTGAGCAAACCGCCATGGTTCTTTCCCACATCAAGGACCTTCCTAGGACGACACAAAGTGCAAATGGTATCGTATACAATTGTCCATCGGATTTGATCTTACCAGAGGTAGAAGATACAGATGGAATTGTTCAAAGCTTTACAATGGGGACTTCTCATGAACCTCTCACTTCAGGAAAGCTGAAGGATAGAAGGCCAAGAGATGGGATCGATATAACTCGAAAACGAAGACATTATTCCGATTCTTGCTGTGGGCATTTCGAACATGATTCATCAGATTGTCCAATGATGGAAGGGGACAATTTGAATGGAGATGCATTAGGATATATTTAA
- the LOC105777145 gene encoding uncharacterized protein LOC105777145 — protein sequence MPKTVGVTHADLAPSRRSTELGSKTGVAFIVVTIICGLFCFVLCLIAEATRSQEKWVESEEDGKDVKYECIYSGSGKMALLCSAVAFVGLAVVMLVEHMYMLIAVSKSPPPVLLSWDPDSTQFKTLTWQAGFFFVTTWLCFAVAEILLLIGLSVESGHLKNWSKPRESCLIIREGLFCAAGVLTLMTVFLAAGLYLTALHAQKLFQQQQLVRQQVLETTVLYTSPPGSPPHRLITMAREDPVIRELPNQPPPFSFSGGFQKAI from the exons ATGCCTAAAACAGTAGGTGTCACACATGCTGATCTCGCCCCAAGTCGTCGAAGCACCGAATTAGGCAGCAAAACCGGTGTTGCTTTCATAGTTGTCACCATCATATGTGGTCTCTTCTGCTTCGTACTTTGCCTCATAGCCGAAGCCACTCGTTCCCAG GAAAAATGGGTGGAGAGTGAAGAAGATGGGAAAGACGTGAAATATGAATGCATATACAGTGGAAGCGGGAAGATGGCATTGTTGTGTTCAGCAGTGGCATTTGTGGGACTTGCAGTGGTGATGTTGGTGGAACATATGTACATGTTGATTGCGGTGAGTAAATCACCGCCGCCGGTTCTGCTTTCATGGGATCCTGATTCCACTCAGTTCAAGACTCTCACCTGGCAGGCTGGATTTTTCTTTGTCACCACTTG GCTTTGCTTTGCGGTGGCGGAGATTTTGTTGTTGATAGGGCTAAGTGTGGAATCGGGACATTTGAAAAACTGGTCGAAACCGAGAGAAAGCTGTCTCATAATCAGAGAAGGTTTGTTTTGTGCGGCTGGTGTGTTGACATTGATGACTGTTTTCTTGGCGGCTGGCCTCTACTTGACTGCATTACATGCCCAAAAGTTGTTCCAACAACAGCAACTTGTTCGCCAACAGGTACTTGAAACCACCGTCCTATACACATCGCCACCTGGTTCGCCACCACATCGGTTGATAACCATGGCGAGAGAAGACCCCGTGATCAGAGAGTTGCCTAACCAACCACCTCCGTTTTCGTTTTCCGGGGGATTTCAGAAAGCAATTTGA